AGAGCCGTTCCTATCCTTTTGGGGTCCCAAAATTTATCCAAGCAGGAATTCTGGGAGATGCCAAGGAAGCAAAATGGGGAATCTCCAACTGCCCCATTGTCGTCAAGACTCCAAGTTGTCCAGGATGTTTGTCTGGGGTGAATTCTACTCCAACATGAGGGAAATGTGTCCGTCAGCCTGGTGTCACCTGCAAAGGAGGTGGAGTTCGACCTGGAGCGCAAGAGCCTGCTCTACCCCAAGGACTCCAAGACCTTCAACTGTCGGGTGGAGTACGAGAAGGTGAAGCGCAATAACAGGGTGGCGCTCTGCAACCGCGAACCATCTAAGACCTGTTCCCAGGAGCAGACCCAGAGCCATGTGACCTGGATTTGTTCCAAGCTCTTCCAGATCATCTTTCTATAGTACGGACTATCGCTTGGTGCAGAAGGTCTGTCTGGACTACAACTTCCACAGTCAAGGGTCCTATATGCCCTCAGGCTGAAGACAGCCTTAGAGACAGTAAAGGGCACAAATAGACACGTTTCTGGCTGGGGGTTACTAAGCAACTTTGTATGGGTGCAAGGAGAAACATAAGGGTTCTCATAGACAAAACGCTTTGGGGGTGTTTCAAAGCGTTGCAAAAACAACGTGTATTTTTGCAATAGACTACATTGCCGTCATACTACTGAGAATCACTGAATAACAAATAAATAGTCAGTGTGATCCAGATTAGTGCTTATGTTCAATGCCTTGTTCATGCTGATCCCCTCAAACACATTCAAGTTGAGAACTGAAATGCACTGAAACGTTCCCTCTCACCCTTGAGTATTTTATGTCTTCTGAAATTATGTTTGGTTGTTCATTTTGGCCATATGTTTGACTATATTGTTGTTGACTCATTAACTTGTCTTGGTCAAAATGGTCTATGAACGACATACCTAAATCCTTGAACTGATGGGCCCCTCTTTGGACTTAAGGGCTGTCTTTTGGTTCTCTTCCAAGGCTTTATGCATCTAAACTACACCTGCAGATTCCCGAGTACTGTATTGCACaacgacaacacaacacagaataAGAATGGACTCAACAGAAAAGACTGGACATGACATTTCTTCAATGTCTTTCTATACCTGCAATGCAGTGGCgctcggtgccgtttaagatgagggacgACAATTTTTTTTATCAGCGCGGCCTTATTTCTATtgagcatattggatgactgtgattcatattccattcatccagctcaatgtaacatggATAGATTTACGCTACTACACGATACAACATTTTTTCCTATACCCATGATTAGGATGCTACAACCGAgcttatgaatgaaagtttacaacgtaggtgcacaggtcgagagaaatttgagtaatcaaggtgacagacattgacacgtTCAACACTGCCTTGCACACTTTTGCTGCATCTAGTTTATTTGGGGTGTAATCTTAGTCAACAGTTGCAAAAAACTTTTCTATTGGTCAAATTACGGTACGTTTGTCCCtgtttcgttccgtttgcttccttttatgatttttttttctcaacaGAATCGGCGatatgaatacacccctgattacACGCAAACACAGTTGACTTtaatagcagccacatacaaacagcatgatccctTTGATCGT
The sequence above is drawn from the Oncorhynchus gorbuscha isolate QuinsamMale2020 ecotype Even-year linkage group LG11, OgorEven_v1.0, whole genome shotgun sequence genome and encodes:
- the LOC124047644 gene encoding LOW QUALITY PROTEIN: neurexophilin-1-like (The sequence of the model RefSeq protein was modified relative to this genomic sequence to represent the inferred CDS: inserted 2 bases in 1 codon), with amino-acid sequence MDLVLHTMERWERGGFPTPPSISPQPTTLSTPPSPGPSGIRLSLPRAYDGTAAGCQGFLLQLELYLTTVHPAPSGHESVSAFISCLSGRALDLVSPAKEVEFDLERKSLLYPKDSKTFNCRVEYEKVKRNNRVALCNREPSKTCSQEQTQSHVTWICSKLFQIXSFYSTDYRLVQKVCLDYNFHSQGSYMPSG